One part of the Flavobacterium johnsoniae UW101 genome encodes these proteins:
- a CDS encoding efflux RND transporter periplasmic adaptor subunit, with the protein MKKIIITIVIIAVAFFGISYILNKNKAENEGKTAIVAEKNAAVSVKVATVKTEDVNLGFTANGNFVPIQELTFSAEKSGKVISVLAKEGDYVRVGQTLLTVRGDVINVNAQQAQAVYQNAKSDYERYENAFKTGGVTKQQLDQAKLALTNAQSNLTQANINVGDTKVKAPINGYINKKYIEPGSILAGMPATALFDIVNVSKLKLTVTVNESQVASLKLGNSVSITASVYPDKTFSGKITFIAAKADASLNFPVEIEITNNANNDLKAGMYGTANFGSNNQKQNLKVVPRNAFVGSVSSNEIFVVENNVAKLKKVVAGRILGDKVEIINGLNDGDVVIITGQINLQDGNTVEIIK; encoded by the coding sequence ATGAAGAAAATAATTATAACAATCGTGATCATAGCCGTAGCTTTTTTCGGGATAAGCTATATCTTAAATAAAAATAAAGCAGAAAACGAAGGTAAAACTGCTATCGTAGCCGAAAAAAATGCTGCAGTATCTGTAAAAGTAGCCACTGTTAAAACAGAAGATGTTAATCTTGGTTTTACTGCAAATGGAAACTTTGTGCCAATTCAGGAATTAACTTTCTCTGCTGAAAAATCTGGAAAAGTAATCAGTGTTTTAGCCAAAGAAGGTGATTATGTAAGAGTAGGACAGACATTACTAACAGTAAGAGGTGATGTTATTAATGTAAATGCTCAGCAGGCTCAGGCTGTTTATCAAAATGCAAAATCTGATTACGAAAGATATGAAAACGCTTTTAAAACAGGCGGTGTAACAAAACAACAATTAGATCAGGCAAAATTAGCTTTGACAAATGCACAATCTAACTTAACACAAGCTAATATCAACGTTGGAGATACTAAAGTAAAAGCTCCAATTAACGGATACATCAATAAAAAATATATTGAACCGGGATCTATTTTAGCAGGAATGCCGGCAACAGCTTTGTTTGATATCGTAAACGTTTCTAAATTAAAATTAACTGTTACAGTAAACGAAAGCCAGGTTGCAAGCTTAAAATTAGGAAACTCAGTGAGCATTACTGCTAGTGTTTATCCTGATAAAACATTCTCTGGAAAAATTACTTTCATCGCTGCAAAAGCAGATGCTTCATTAAACTTCCCTGTTGAAATCGAAATTACAAACAATGCTAATAATGACTTAAAAGCAGGTATGTACGGAACAGCAAACTTTGGTTCAAACAACCAAAAACAAAACTTAAAAGTGGTTCCTAGAAATGCATTTGTTGGAAGTGTAAGCAGTAACGAAATTTTCGTAGTTGAAAATAATGTAGCAAAATTGAAAAAAGTTGTTGCAGGAAGAATTTTAGGAGATAAAGTTGAAATCATCAATGGTTTAAATGACGGAGACGTAGTAATTATTACAGGTCAGATCAACTTACAAGACGGAAATACAGTAGAAATTATTAAATAA
- a CDS encoding efflux RND transporter permease subunit, with protein MKLAEISIKRPSLVIVLFTILTLGGLFSYSQLGYELIPKFETNVITVSTVYPGASPSEVENTVTKKIEDAIASLENIKKIDSKSYESLSVVSITLTSNANVDISMNDAQRKINAILSDLPDDADPPSLTKFSLSDLPIMTLGANGKMDEAAFYDLIDKKIAPVLSRVQGVAQVNIIGGQEREIQVNLDAVKMQGYGLSVPQVQQTILTSNLDFPTGNIQTRNQKILIRLAGKYKNVEELRNLVVSSQNGIQVRLGDIADVQDTQKIAEKIARVDQKSAIVLQIVKQSDANAVAVSEQLVKTIKTLESDYKSAQLKLEIAKDSTVFTLEAADSVVHDLLIAVILVAFVMLFFLHSIRNSLIVMVSIPASLIATFIGIYLLGYTLNLMSLLGLSLVVGILVDDAIVVLENIYRHMEMGKSRIRAAYDGTAEIGGTVTSITLVIVVVFLPIAMSTGLVSNIITQFCVTVIISTMFSLLASFTIIPWLSSRFGKLEHIEGKNLFGKVILGFESYLTRFTDWVSNLLNWCLDHYIKTMAIVLVMFFGSIFWLMGGGYIGGEFFAASDSGEFLVQIEMPKDASLEQTNFMTQKAEAFLKGEKYVLSQITTVGQTSEGLGAAQATAYKAEIDVKMIEQKDRTDDANVYAAKTKRKLEKVLVGAKVKTVPVGILGTAEDATLGLIVTGPNVESAMKFAKMAEAELRTIPGTTEIKLTVEDGNPEINVQVDRDKMAALGLTLQTVGLTMQTAYSGNTDGKFRAGEYEYDINIKYNEFDRKNITDVSNLIFINNAGQQIKLNQFATITEGSGPSKLERRDKTASVTVQGQNVGVPAGTIVQQWQAKLDKLQKPVGVNYIWGGDQENQSEGFGTLGIALLAAIILVYLVMVGLYDSFVHPFVVLFAIPLSFIGVLFALALTNNTLNIFTILGVIMLIGLVCKNAIMLVDYTNQRRAAGESIRRALIQANHARLRPILMTTIAMVFGMFPIALAAGAGAEWKNGLAWVIIGGLISSLFLTLIVVPVIYDIMEKIIRRFSKGEKIDYEAEMVADYEHTELSEDGFNPKHTH; from the coding sequence ATGAAATTAGCCGAAATATCCATAAAACGTCCGTCGTTAGTAATTGTATTGTTTACAATTCTGACTCTAGGTGGGTTGTTCAGTTACAGCCAGTTAGGCTATGAGCTGATCCCAAAATTCGAAACCAACGTTATTACGGTTTCAACTGTTTATCCGGGAGCTTCTCCAAGTGAGGTTGAAAATACTGTTACAAAGAAAATAGAGGATGCGATTGCATCTCTTGAAAATATCAAGAAAATTGACTCTAAATCTTATGAGAGTTTATCTGTAGTATCGATTACATTAACTTCAAATGCGAATGTTGATATTTCGATGAACGATGCTCAGCGTAAAATTAATGCGATTTTGAGTGATTTGCCAGATGATGCTGATCCGCCTTCGTTAACTAAATTCTCTTTGAGTGATTTACCAATTATGACACTTGGAGCGAATGGTAAAATGGACGAAGCAGCGTTTTACGATTTGATCGATAAAAAGATTGCGCCAGTTTTATCTCGTGTACAAGGGGTTGCGCAGGTAAACATTATTGGTGGTCAGGAACGTGAGATTCAGGTAAATCTTGATGCTGTAAAAATGCAGGGTTACGGACTTTCTGTTCCTCAGGTACAGCAGACAATTTTAACTTCAAATCTGGATTTCCCAACGGGTAATATCCAGACTCGAAATCAAAAAATATTAATTCGTTTAGCGGGTAAATATAAAAATGTTGAAGAATTAAGAAACTTAGTAGTCTCTTCTCAAAACGGAATCCAGGTTCGTTTAGGAGATATTGCTGATGTTCAGGATACACAAAAAATCGCAGAGAAAATTGCGCGTGTAGATCAAAAAAGTGCGATTGTACTTCAAATTGTAAAACAATCAGATGCAAATGCCGTTGCGGTAAGTGAACAGCTGGTTAAAACAATTAAGACATTAGAGAGCGATTATAAATCGGCTCAATTAAAATTAGAAATTGCAAAAGACAGTACTGTATTTACGCTTGAAGCAGCAGATTCTGTTGTACATGACTTATTAATTGCGGTTATTCTGGTAGCATTTGTAATGTTGTTCTTCCTGCACAGTATTAGAAACTCATTGATTGTAATGGTATCTATTCCTGCCTCTTTGATCGCTACATTTATTGGAATTTATTTATTAGGTTATACACTTAACTTAATGTCTTTACTTGGTTTATCTCTTGTGGTTGGTATTCTTGTGGATGACGCGATCGTTGTACTGGAGAATATTTACCGACACATGGAGATGGGTAAAAGCCGAATTCGTGCCGCTTATGACGGAACTGCTGAAATTGGAGGTACTGTAACTTCGATTACATTAGTAATTGTGGTGGTGTTCCTGCCAATTGCAATGAGTACAGGATTGGTATCAAACATTATTACACAATTCTGTGTTACGGTAATTATATCAACAATGTTCTCTTTATTGGCTTCATTTACTATTATTCCATGGTTGTCTTCACGTTTTGGAAAATTAGAGCATATTGAAGGTAAAAATCTTTTCGGAAAAGTTATTCTTGGATTCGAAAGCTATTTAACTCGTTTTACTGACTGGGTATCAAACTTACTAAACTGGTGTTTAGATCACTATATTAAAACTATGGCGATTGTACTGGTAATGTTCTTTGGATCAATCTTCTGGTTAATGGGAGGCGGTTATATTGGAGGAGAGTTCTTTGCAGCATCTGATAGTGGTGAATTCTTAGTGCAGATTGAGATGCCAAAAGATGCTTCTTTAGAGCAGACTAACTTTATGACTCAAAAAGCTGAAGCTTTCTTAAAAGGAGAGAAATATGTTTTAAGCCAGATTACAACAGTAGGACAAACCAGTGAAGGTTTAGGAGCTGCTCAGGCAACTGCTTACAAAGCTGAGATTGACGTTAAAATGATCGAGCAAAAAGATCGTACAGATGATGCCAACGTTTATGCTGCTAAGACAAAACGTAAACTTGAAAAAGTATTAGTGGGTGCCAAAGTTAAAACGGTTCCTGTAGGTATCTTAGGAACGGCAGAAGATGCAACTTTAGGTTTGATCGTAACAGGTCCAAACGTAGAAAGTGCTATGAAATTTGCTAAAATGGCTGAAGCTGAATTGCGTACTATTCCTGGAACAACTGAGATTAAATTAACAGTTGAAGATGGAAACCCAGAGATTAACGTTCAGGTTGACAGAGATAAAATGGCTGCTTTAGGATTGACTCTTCAAACAGTTGGTTTAACCATGCAGACAGCTTACAGTGGTAATACTGACGGTAAATTTAGAGCTGGTGAATACGAATACGACATCAACATCAAATACAACGAATTTGATAGAAAAAACATCACAGACGTTAGTAATTTGATTTTCATCAACAATGCAGGTCAGCAGATTAAATTAAACCAATTTGCTACTATTACAGAAGGTTCTGGACCAAGTAAATTAGAGCGTAGAGATAAAACAGCTTCTGTAACCGTACAAGGTCAGAATGTTGGGGTGCCGGCAGGAACAATTGTTCAGCAGTGGCAGGCAAAATTAGACAAATTGCAAAAACCAGTTGGAGTTAACTACATCTGGGGTGGTGATCAGGAGAACCAGTCTGAAGGATTTGGTACTTTAGGAATTGCGTTATTAGCCGCTATTATTTTGGTTTACCTTGTAATGGTTGGATTATATGACAGTTTCGTTCACCCGTTTGTTGTATTATTTGCCATTCCGCTTTCGTTCATTGGAGTTTTATTTGCATTGGCATTAACAAACAATACATTAAATATCTTTACCATTTTAGGGGTCATCATGTTGATTGGTCTGGTGTGTAAGAATGCGATCATGCTTGTCGATTATACCAATCAGCGAAGAGCGGCCGGAGAATCGATTAGAAGAGCATTAATCCAGGCAAACCACGCTCGTTTACGTCCAATCTTGATGACAACAATTGCGATGGTATTTGGTATGTTCCCAATTGCATTAGCAGCAGGAGCAGGAGCAGAATGGAAAAACGGACTGGCATGGGTAATCATTGGAGGTTTGATTTCATCATTATTCCTGACTTTGATTGTAGTACCGGTTATTTATGATATTATGGAGAAAATTATTAGAAGATTCTCTAAAGGAGAAAAAATTGACTACGAAGCTGAAATGGTTGCCGATTATGAGCATACAGAATTAAGCGAAGACGGTTTTAATCCTAAACATACCCATTAA
- a CDS encoding CHAT domain-containing protein, giving the protein MNLYNLYRLIFLFLTLNAFGQNQEDKIYHAIDVFTAHPSAKAIQDLSNAEADFWRNPKPKTKDELLAVVVLNCNKAYYENQFGQTQNAISSYEKAWQTYQKQKLSNYDIIEFCLKPLGNLYTILGDYDSAENTIKQYYFIVNTSKNYPDAQNQKFAAILNLSNVYQSSGKISSAIEVLENTLKTEKLSNSQKGILLNNLGNNYWLNSKQFIKNAPQNAEKAFLSSIEYLKNEKGKSETLSNSYRNLASMNRQWQQFDIADSYMQKAEKLLLETKNQQPRKRAKLYYEKAWLLFDEQKHEESAKQISVVFKTLIPNYNSKDILPNKNQLYAETVLVDALDLQAEILKIKDPKNALKAFELSFYIEDLLMNSLVYENSKILMQLRSRNRTEKCLFVYDELFSKEGKTKYLEEAFQLSEKTKSGILKGYRSNIKNASAEEKQLLQDLQNLNNAILKEQQKGDSANISKINTLIKQQNEVMISLKKVQSENTDYIPEKCDVKALLSKLKKDKAMMVYYFMGSEKLYFFVLQNDQIVLNHINIAHLGISRIVQFIDYFNSPDAITNDISDYNHYGKDVYDLLKLPNNSGYKNLVIVPDGILNFLPFEALITQESNTTNFAKMHYLLNDFRIAYTTSANIYLNAKPVSKSKKTVLGVFPVFEGTSFELSYSKKELESIRRNFKGKYLENSNAGFADFKNNASNYSILHLSTHASSGDIETPASIKFYDQEILYSELYNLHINPDLVVLSACETGIGKLYKAEGAMSIARGFQFAGAQNLLFSLWKVNDFTTSVFMSDFYKNVKNDVSYFEANTNAKREYLNDKSIPNAKKSPYYWSSFVYYGSISAEEKSGNYIYYVISFLIVIGLFLGFNHYRKWKIFTRFSKKRITKK; this is encoded by the coding sequence ATGAACTTATACAACTTATATCGTTTAATCTTTCTTTTCCTAACTCTGAATGCTTTCGGGCAGAATCAGGAAGATAAAATTTACCATGCAATTGATGTTTTTACTGCTCACCCTTCTGCAAAAGCAATACAGGATTTATCAAATGCTGAAGCTGATTTTTGGAGAAATCCAAAACCAAAAACCAAAGATGAATTACTGGCAGTCGTGGTTTTAAACTGCAATAAAGCCTATTATGAAAACCAATTTGGGCAGACACAAAATGCCATTTCAAGTTATGAAAAAGCATGGCAGACTTACCAGAAACAAAAGCTCAGCAATTACGATATTATAGAATTCTGCTTAAAACCTTTAGGGAACTTATATACGATTCTGGGCGATTATGACAGCGCCGAAAACACTATAAAACAATATTATTTTATTGTAAATACTTCTAAAAATTATCCCGACGCACAAAACCAAAAATTTGCTGCAATTTTAAATTTATCTAATGTTTATCAAAGTTCCGGGAAAATTTCTTCGGCAATTGAAGTTTTAGAAAATACGCTGAAAACAGAAAAATTATCGAACTCTCAAAAAGGAATTTTACTCAATAATCTGGGAAATAATTATTGGTTAAATTCTAAACAATTCATTAAAAATGCTCCTCAAAATGCAGAAAAAGCATTCCTGTCTTCAATAGAATATTTGAAAAACGAAAAAGGCAAATCAGAAACTTTATCCAATTCTTATCGCAATTTAGCTTCAATGAACCGGCAATGGCAGCAATTTGACATTGCTGATTCTTATATGCAGAAGGCGGAAAAACTTCTTTTAGAAACAAAAAATCAACAGCCTAGAAAACGGGCCAAACTCTATTATGAAAAAGCTTGGCTGCTTTTTGATGAACAAAAACATGAGGAAAGCGCCAAACAGATTTCAGTCGTTTTTAAAACCCTGATTCCAAATTATAATTCAAAAGATATTCTTCCGAATAAAAATCAATTGTATGCTGAAACTGTTTTGGTTGATGCGCTCGATTTACAGGCAGAAATTCTAAAAATCAAAGATCCTAAAAATGCATTAAAGGCTTTTGAACTTTCGTTCTACATTGAAGATTTATTGATGAATAGTCTGGTTTATGAAAACTCAAAAATCCTGATGCAGCTGCGGTCCCGAAATCGTACCGAAAAATGTCTTTTTGTTTATGATGAATTGTTCAGTAAAGAAGGGAAAACGAAATATCTGGAAGAAGCTTTTCAATTATCAGAAAAAACAAAATCGGGTATTTTAAAAGGTTATCGTTCGAATATTAAAAATGCTTCCGCAGAAGAAAAACAGCTTTTGCAAGACCTGCAAAACCTAAATAATGCGATTTTAAAAGAACAGCAAAAAGGAGATTCGGCCAATATTTCAAAAATCAACACACTTATAAAACAGCAAAATGAAGTCATGATTTCGCTGAAAAAAGTACAGTCTGAAAATACAGATTATATTCCTGAAAAATGCGATGTCAAAGCGCTGCTTTCAAAATTAAAGAAAGATAAAGCGATGATGGTTTATTATTTTATGGGATCTGAAAAGCTGTATTTTTTTGTTTTACAAAACGATCAAATTGTTCTAAATCATATTAATATTGCTCATCTTGGTATTTCAAGAATTGTCCAGTTTATAGATTATTTTAACAGTCCGGATGCTATTACAAATGATATTTCCGACTATAATCATTATGGAAAAGATGTTTATGATTTATTAAAACTTCCTAATAATTCTGGTTACAAAAACCTTGTCATTGTTCCTGACGGAATTTTAAATTTTCTCCCTTTTGAAGCTTTAATTACTCAGGAATCTAATACAACGAATTTTGCTAAAATGCATTATTTACTTAATGATTTCAGGATTGCTTATACTACTTCGGCAAATATTTATCTGAATGCTAAACCTGTTTCAAAATCTAAAAAAACAGTTTTAGGTGTTTTTCCTGTTTTTGAAGGCACATCTTTCGAGCTTAGTTATTCAAAAAAAGAACTAGAATCTATTCGCCGTAATTTTAAAGGGAAATATTTAGAAAATTCGAATGCAGGTTTTGCTGATTTTAAAAATAATGCTTCAAATTATTCTATTCTTCATTTGAGTACGCACGCTTCTTCTGGCGATATTGAAACTCCGGCAAGTATTAAATTTTACGATCAGGAAATCCTGTATTCAGAATTGTATAATCTGCATATAAATCCTGATTTAGTTGTTTTAAGTGCCTGCGAAACCGGAATTGGAAAATTGTACAAAGCCGAAGGCGCGATGAGTATTGCAAGAGGTTTTCAGTTTGCCGGAGCACAGAATTTGTTGTTTTCTTTATGGAAAGTAAATGATTTTACGACTTCGGTTTTTATGTCTGATTTTTATAAAAATGTCAAAAATGATGTTTCTTATTTTGAAGCCAACACTAATGCAAAACGGGAATATTTGAACGATAAATCGATTCCGAATGCTAAGAAATCGCCTTATTATTGGAGTTCTTTTGTGTATTACGGCTCAATTTCGGCTGAAGAAAAATCAGGAAATTATATCTATTACGTGATTAGCTTTTTGATTGTAATTGGCTTATTTTTGGGTTTCAATCATTATCGAAAATGGAAAATCTTCACGAGATTCTCAAAAAAGAGAATTACAAAAAAATAA
- a CDS encoding retropepsin-like aspartic protease has protein sequence MENLHEILKKENYKKIKFKVTKTQHLQIKAKINGISGNFILDTGASNTCIGFESIERFELSAKKSKTKASGAGGTGMATQISSQNKLQLGSWKNKDFSIVIFDLSHVNEALESYKAKPVHGIIGADVLLEGKAIIDYFNHYLYLK, from the coding sequence ATGGAAAATCTTCACGAGATTCTCAAAAAAGAGAATTACAAAAAAATAAAGTTTAAAGTTACCAAAACACAGCATCTGCAGATAAAAGCCAAAATTAACGGCATTTCAGGAAATTTCATTTTAGATACGGGCGCTTCAAACACCTGCATTGGTTTTGAAAGCATTGAACGTTTTGAATTGTCTGCCAAAAAATCAAAAACAAAAGCTTCTGGCGCGGGCGGAACTGGAATGGCAACCCAAATTTCATCTCAAAATAAATTACAGTTAGGAAGCTGGAAAAACAAAGATTTCAGCATTGTTATTTTTGATCTTTCGCATGTAAACGAAGCTTTAGAATCGTACAAAGCTAAACCTGTTCACGGCATTATTGGCGCCGACGTTCTGCTTGAAGGAAAGGCGATTATAGATTATTTTAATCATTATTTGTATTTAAAGTAG
- a CDS encoding T9SS type A sorting domain-containing protein, whose translation MKKTLLCFLFLFTNFFYAQVNNIEHCFGDNYFDLTVNNSLLLGNLNPAETAISFHLSQDDANNNLNPISQPAQYNSSAPSKTIYARIDNNGTVTTNYFDLKIYGQLSITPLTTPVNCNGMNNGHITVIPSGGKAPYAYQVNGGPFTVYNGGLNPLQLDNLSPGIYVIQAKDALNCSTAVYPVQIEQPALLNANVIVDNQNVIIVNASGGKPEYEYSLNGLDYQKSQYFTNLLPGTYNVTVRDANHCIFQTNPIIINPPLTVAAQSEPVTCNHLGMITVIAAGGIPSYVYSINGSDFSSINVFHDLPAGNYVIKVRDVKNNEITIPVVVSTINLPTVTAEVRNLFCKGSNDGSITLLASGVGGQYFYSLDSVNFQVDNTFYNLAAGTYTAVVKDNYGCTSYPLNFTITEPEMLTSTVAVNNQKITVTAGGGTGTYQYSVDFLNYQDSNVFENLPKGTYSVYVKDSNGCVVSKSDIDINPISPLTVQATATAISCMPGIITITANGGSGSYEYSFNNGQTFTNLNFYSTTSIGSYAIIVRDSQNNTANTSVEVQQTPSLVIVSEQQNVRCKGDNSGFIKVNASGGQPSYKYSINGGAFAAVDTFYDLSAGTYNIIGRDIAGCEVMIVVTISEPAAPLVTNVIVEEQTIKIESHGGTGQVLYSISPNFAEFSTNNIFTNLAPGNYQIIAQDVNGCFNLSEVVIEAPAPLIDGKKEIIFEFKPGQTLGDIIVNGQNIKWYSSKGFSTNKTGKKAVEPTLPLTTVLVDGVTYYASQTVDGVESRERLAVTAKVNGSLSTDDFVLPNFRYYPNPVQHVLNISNASNIDEVEVISVSGKSILVKQINNTHSEIDLSSVSSGLYFLKVKSEGQSKTIKIVKK comes from the coding sequence ATGAAAAAAACTCTACTCTGTTTTCTTTTTCTGTTTACCAATTTTTTTTATGCTCAAGTCAATAATATTGAGCATTGTTTTGGAGATAATTACTTTGATTTAACGGTCAATAATTCTCTTTTACTTGGTAATTTAAATCCCGCAGAAACCGCTATTAGTTTTCATTTAAGTCAGGATGATGCGAATAATAATTTAAATCCTATTTCGCAGCCTGCGCAATATAACAGCTCTGCACCATCTAAAACAATTTATGCCAGAATTGATAATAACGGAACTGTTACCACAAATTATTTTGATTTAAAAATATATGGACAGTTAAGCATTACACCTCTTACAACGCCTGTTAATTGTAACGGAATGAACAATGGTCATATAACTGTTATTCCATCTGGCGGTAAAGCTCCTTATGCGTATCAAGTAAATGGAGGTCCCTTTACTGTTTATAACGGCGGCTTAAATCCTCTGCAATTAGATAATTTATCTCCGGGAATTTACGTTATTCAGGCAAAAGATGCATTAAATTGTTCTACTGCAGTTTATCCAGTACAAATAGAACAGCCTGCCCTTTTGAATGCCAATGTAATAGTTGATAATCAAAATGTAATTATTGTTAATGCCTCAGGAGGAAAACCAGAATATGAATATTCATTAAATGGTTTAGACTATCAAAAAAGTCAATATTTTACGAACCTGCTGCCAGGTACATATAATGTAACTGTGAGAGATGCTAACCACTGTATATTTCAAACTAATCCTATTATAATTAATCCTCCTCTTACGGTTGCAGCCCAGTCAGAACCTGTTACTTGTAATCATTTAGGTATGATTACAGTTATAGCCGCCGGAGGAATCCCTTCTTATGTTTATTCTATTAATGGAAGTGATTTTTCTTCTATAAATGTATTTCATGATTTACCAGCGGGAAACTATGTAATAAAAGTTCGTGATGTAAAAAATAATGAAATAACTATACCTGTAGTAGTTTCAACAATAAATCTGCCAACGGTTACGGCTGAAGTGCGAAATCTATTTTGCAAAGGATCTAATGATGGATCAATAACATTATTAGCATCTGGAGTTGGAGGCCAATATTTCTATTCTCTGGATTCAGTAAATTTTCAGGTTGATAATACTTTCTACAACTTAGCAGCCGGGACTTACACGGCGGTTGTTAAGGATAACTATGGCTGTACATCATATCCGTTAAATTTTACAATAACAGAGCCAGAAATGCTTACATCGACGGTGGCTGTAAACAATCAAAAAATTACTGTTACCGCAGGCGGAGGAACTGGCACGTACCAATATTCTGTTGATTTCTTAAATTATCAGGATAGTAACGTTTTCGAAAATCTGCCTAAAGGAACTTATTCTGTATATGTTAAAGATTCTAACGGCTGTGTGGTTTCAAAATCAGACATCGATATAAATCCAATATCACCGCTTACAGTACAAGCTACAGCAACTGCGATAAGCTGTATGCCTGGAATAATCACTATAACAGCAAATGGAGGAAGTGGTTCTTATGAATATTCATTTAACAATGGACAGACATTTACAAATTTGAATTTTTATTCTACCACATCTATTGGCAGTTATGCTATTATAGTTAGGGATTCTCAAAATAATACAGCGAATACTTCTGTAGAAGTACAGCAAACACCTTCTTTGGTAATTGTATCTGAACAGCAAAACGTACGATGCAAAGGAGACAATAGTGGATTTATTAAAGTTAATGCATCGGGAGGCCAGCCTTCTTATAAATATTCTATTAATGGCGGAGCATTTGCAGCAGTTGATACTTTTTATGATCTGAGTGCTGGCACATATAACATAATAGGAAGAGATATTGCTGGCTGTGAGGTAATGATAGTTGTTACAATATCTGAACCTGCTGCTCCTTTAGTAACAAACGTAATAGTCGAAGAGCAAACTATTAAAATTGAATCTCATGGCGGAACTGGTCAAGTTCTATATAGTATTTCTCCTAATTTTGCTGAATTTTCTACTAATAACATTTTTACGAATTTAGCACCTGGGAATTATCAAATTATTGCACAGGATGTAAATGGCTGCTTTAACTTATCAGAAGTAGTAATTGAAGCTCCTGCACCATTAATAGACGGAAAAAAAGAGATTATTTTCGAATTTAAACCGGGACAGACTTTAGGAGATATTATCGTTAATGGTCAAAATATCAAATGGTACAGCAGTAAAGGTTTTTCAACTAATAAAACAGGTAAAAAAGCAGTTGAGCCAACCTTACCGCTGACAACTGTTTTGGTAGATGGTGTAACGTATTATGCTTCGCAGACTGTAGACGGAGTTGAAAGCAGAGAACGCCTTGCTGTAACAGCAAAAGTAAATGGTTCTCTTTCTACAGATGATTTTGTTCTGCCGAATTTTAGATATTATCCAAATCCTGTTCAACATGTTTTAAATATCAGCAATGCATCTAATATTGATGAAGTTGAGGTAATTTCGGTTTCAGGAAAATCTATTTTGGTAAAACAAATTAACAACACACATTCTGAAATTGATTTATCAAGTGTTTCTTCCGGACTTTATTTCTTAAAAGTAAAATCAGAAGGACAGAGTAAAACCATTAAGATTGTGAAAAAATAA